The following coding sequences lie in one Pseudorca crassidens isolate mPseCra1 chromosome 2, mPseCra1.hap1, whole genome shotgun sequence genomic window:
- the LOC137219945 gene encoding 14-3-3 protein gamma-like, whose amino-acid sequence MVDREQLVQKARLAEQAERYDDMAAAMKNVTELNEPLSNEERNLLSVAYKNVVGARRSSWRVISSIEQKTSADGNEKKIEMVRAYREKIEKELEAVCQDVLSLLDNYLIKNCSETQYESEVFYLKMKGDYYRYLAEVATGEKRATVVESSEKAYSEAHEISKEHMQPTHPIRLGLALNYSVFYYEIQNAPEQACHLAKTAFDDAIAELDTLNEDSYKDSTLIMQLLRDNLTLWTSDQQDDDGGEGNN is encoded by the coding sequence ATGGTGGACCGCGAGCAACTGGTGCAGAAAGCCCGGCTGGCGGAGCAGGCGGAGCGCTACGACGACATGGCCGCGGCCATGAAGAACGTGACAGAGCTGAATGAGCCACTGTCCAATGAAGAAAGAAACCTTCTCTCTGTGGCCTACAAGAATGTAGTTGGGGCACGCCGTTCTTCCTGGAGGGTCATCAGTAGCATTGAGCAGAAGACATCTGCAGATGGTAATGAGAAGAAGATAGAGATGGTCCGTGCTTACCGTGAAAAAATAGAGAAGGAATTGGAGGCCGTATGTCAGGATGTGCTGAGCCTGCTGGATAACTACCTGATCAAAAATTGCAGTGAGACCCAGTATGAGAGCGAAGTGTTTTATCTGAAGATGAAAGGAGACTATTACCGCTACCTGGCCGAAGTCGCCACTGGAGAGAAGAGGGCGACCGTCGTGGAGTCATCTGAGAAGGCCTACAGCGAAGCCCATGAGATTAGCAAGGAGCACATGCAGCCCACTCACCCCATTAGGTTAGGCCTGGCCCTTAACTACTCCGTTTTCTACTATGAGATCCAGAACGCCCCAGAGCAAGCCTGCCACTTGGCCAAGACCGCTTTTGATGACGCCATTGCTGAGCTCGACACTCTCAACGAGGACTCCTACAAGGACTCCACGCTCATCATGCAGCTCCTCCGAGACAACCTCACGCTCTGGACAAGCGATCAGCAAGACGACGACGGTGGAGAAGGCAACAATTAA